The nucleotide sequence GTCGTCCGGAATCTCGGCCGTCACCTCGGTGACTTCAACACCCTCGGGCCGCGGCCAGCAGCCCGCGACCGGCTGGACGCATACCTGCCACCCCAGCCGGGTGAGCCCCTCCGCGATCCGACGGTCGTAGTAATTGCCGCCGCTCGGACGGGCTGGATCGTCGAAGCCCTCGGGCACCAGGAGATGAACGGTCATGGTGTTCGTTCGTACGACGCCCACGCCACATGCGACTCACGAAGCGTCACCATGATCCCGGCAAGCCCGGAAGCACTTTCGCCGAGCTCGCCAGCATGAATGCGGTCCACCAGCCGGTCAGCTACGAGCTTCGCGAGCACCTCGGTGGTGGTGTTCGTGCCCGCCAGGGACGGATCGTCGTCGAGGTTCCGATAGTTCAGGTCCGAGAGCACCGAGTGCAATGCAGTAGTCGCAGCGCCGATATCGACGACGATGCCGTTCGGGTCGAGTTCGGTCCGGCGGAACGTCGCATCGACGACGTACGTGGCGCCATGCAACCTCTGTGCGGGCCCGAACACCTCGCCACGCAGGCTGTGCGCGATCATCATGTGCTCACGCACCGTCACACTGAACACGGCTTTTCACTCCCTTCGTAGGTGATCACGTGGCACAGGCCTGGCAGCGAACCGAGCTTTGCCATCGTTTCGGGCAACTGATCAAACGGCGACGTGCTGCTCAGCAATGCGTCAAAGGCCGGGTCTCGGAGAAGTTCCAGGGCAAGTTTGCGCCGGTCCGTGTTCGTTCGGCTCGTCCTCCGAACCGGAGCGACCAGGCCGACTTGGCTGGAACGGATTGCCAGCCGCCGCGAATGGAACGCTCCGCCAAACGGGACCTGGACGTCGGTATCGCCGTACCAGCTCACTTCGATCACTTCCCCCTCGGTGGCCAGCAGCTGCAAAGCCAACCGCAAACCTTCGGCCGTCGCAGTGGCGTGGATGACGCGATCCTGTTCCCGAGGGGCGTCGCCGGCCTCCGCGAACTCGACACCCAGCGCTGCCGCGACCTCGGCACGTGAGGTGTCCACATCGACGAGCCTGACCGAAACTTCGGGAAACTTGGCGAGCAGCCGGGCCACGCAGCAGCCGATCATCCCGGCACCCACGACC is from Hoyosella subflava DQS3-9A1 and encodes:
- a CDS encoding zinc-dependent alcohol dehydrogenase, which encodes MSEGDARAYWVRAPGLGELRDVRLPPVNPDEVLVRTLFSGISRGTEMLVFRGGVPADQHQAMRAPFQDGDFPGPVKYGYLNVGEVEEGPAELVGRTVFCLYPHQTRYVVPADAVVVVPDDVPPARAALTGAVETAVNVLWDAPPLIGDRVTVVGAGMIGCCVARLLAKFPEVSVRLVDVDTSRAEVAAALGVEFAEAGDAPREQDRVIHATATAEGLRLALQLLATEGEVIEVSWYGDTDVQVPFGGAFHSRRLAIRSSQVGLVAPVRRTSRTNTDRRKLALELLRDPAFDALLSSTSPFDQLPETMAKLGSLPGLCHVITYEGSEKPCSV
- a CDS encoding 6-pyruvoyl trahydropterin synthase family protein, with protein sequence MFSVTVREHMMIAHSLRGEVFGPAQRLHGATYVVDATFRRTELDPNGIVVDIGAATTALHSVLSDLNYRNLDDDPSLAGTNTTTEVLAKLVADRLVDRIHAGELGESASGLAGIMVTLRESHVAWASYERTP